One window from the genome of Nicotiana sylvestris chromosome 9, ASM39365v2, whole genome shotgun sequence encodes:
- the LOC104210840 gene encoding uncharacterized protein At5g39865-like, with protein sequence MKSMKGGILRKIKSIPSLTSLKHNLVFQVNRPIQYFQSHLTANEEHDNDIPPEMFCQNNSSDLAKDVRKGKLHTNQSSKDMMSTTDNSKMENTSTWETHSCTTVPLSEHEVQILTSTPQTLPEYSDTMEKSNSKDEENRVLELSPLSNFEEKCPPGGSDKVIFYTTSLRGIRKTFEDCNIIRFLLESFRVVYYERDVSMHVEYREELWKILDGRVVPPRIFIRGRDIGGADEVVGLHEQGILKKLLHGIPLLPLTSPCKGCCGIRFVLCFNCHGSCKITDSEGKANEFPSRCPECNENGLIKCPICS encoded by the coding sequence ATGAAAAGCATGAAGGGAGGAATTCTAAGGAAAATCAAGTCCATTCCATCATTAACTTCGTTGAAACACAACCTAGTTTTCCAAGTAAATCGTCCAATCCAATACTTCCAAAGTCACCTAACAGCAAACGAAGAACATGACAATGACATCCCTCCTGAGATGTTTTGTCAAAACAATAGTTCTGATCTTGCAAAGGATGTCCGAAAAGGAAAACTCCATACCAACCAAAGTTCAAAGGACATGATGTCTACCACAGATAACAGTAAAATGGAAAACACTTCAACATGGGAGACTCATTCTTGTACAACTGTTCCATTGTCTGAGCATGAAGTACAAATCTTAACATCTACTCCTCAAACTCTACCAGAATATTCAGATACCATGGAGAAAAGTAACTCCAAAGACGAGGAAAACAGAGTCTTGGAACTCTCACCACTGTCTAATTTCGAAGAGAAGTGTCCACCGGGAGGAAGTGACAAAGTAATTTTCTACACAACAAGTCTAAGAGGGATCAGGAAAACGTTCGAGGACTGCAACATAATCCGGTTTCTGCTAGAAAGCTTTCGAGTTGTCTACTACGAGAGAGATGTATCGATGCACGTTGAATACAGAGAGGAGTTGTGGAAGATTCTTGATGGAAGAGTAGTCCCTCCAAGAATATTTATTAGAGGCAGGGACATTGGTGGAGCTGATGAAGTTGTAGGATTGCATGAACAAGGAATATTAAAGAAACTTTTACATGGGATTCCTTTACTTCCTTTAACTTCTCCATGTAAAGGGTGTTGTGGGATTAGGTTTGTTTTGTGTTTCAATTGCCATGGAAGCTGCAAAATTACTGATTCAGAAGGGAAAGCTAATGAATTTCCAAGTCGATGCCCCGAATGTAACGAAAATGGACTGATCAAGTGCCCAATTTGTAGCTAA
- the LOC104210839 gene encoding uncharacterized protein, with product MAMIAVKLFVGLLLFLCLLSPLTSAESTDFEYCNKKANYDVKVSGIDITPYPVSGGKKTTFSISASTGKNLTGGKLVIDVNYLFFHVHHEAIDLCKETSCPASGDFVISHSQELPGFTPPGSYTLTMKMVDDKNQPLSCISFGFSIGFIAESQALAADS from the exons ATGGCAATGATTGCCGTGAAACTCTTTGTTGGTCTTCTGTTATTCCTATGTCTTCTCTCTCCTCTCACTTCCGCTGAATCCACCGATTTCGAGTACTGCA ATAAAAAGGCCAACTACGATGTTAAGGTCAGTGGAATTGATATAACACCCTATCCAGTCAGCGGAGGTAAAAAGACCACATTCAGTATCAGTGCATCCACAG GTAAGAATCTCACTGGAGGAAAGCTGGTGATTGATGTCAACTATTTGTTCTTCCATGTCCACCACGAGGCCATCGACCTTTGTAAAGAGACATCTTGCCCAGCTTCCGGTGATTTCGTGATTTCCCACTCACAAGAGTTGCCTGGATTTACTCCACCT GGATCATACACTCTTACAATGAAGATGGTGGATGACAAGAATCAGCCACTGTCCTGCATAAGTTTTGGCTTCAGCATTGGGTTTATAGCCGAGTCCCAGGCGTTAGCAGCAGATAGCTAG